The following proteins are encoded in a genomic region of Maribacter hydrothermalis:
- a CDS encoding aspartate aminotransferase family protein, with translation MKLFDVYPLYNVTPVSAKGIVVTDEKGQDYLDFYGGHAVISIGHSHPHYVKRLKDQLDKIGFYSNAVQNPLQEELAEKLGQLSGCGDYNLFLCNSGAEANENALKMASFVTGKSKVIAFKNGFHGRTSAAVATTDNPSINAPINQQQKVNFLELNDIISFKNEIVKKNVCAVIIESIQGVGGLDEPTTQFYQEVAALCRENNVFLIADEVQCGFGRSGKFFAFQHHNIQPDIISVAKGMGNGFPVGGILIHEKYAAKFGMLGTTFGGNHLACVATLAVLEVLEKENLIKNAEELGNYFTEKAKEIPEVKRVKGKGLMLGLEFDFQVADLRKKLIYDHHLFTGGAKDKTVLRILPALNITKQDLDVFFNALKTALS, from the coding sequence ATGAAATTATTCGATGTTTATCCTTTATATAATGTTACTCCAGTTTCTGCAAAAGGTATCGTAGTTACGGATGAAAAAGGTCAAGATTATTTAGATTTCTATGGTGGCCATGCTGTTATTTCCATTGGTCATTCTCACCCGCATTATGTAAAGCGTTTAAAAGACCAATTGGACAAAATTGGTTTTTATAGCAATGCAGTACAAAACCCTTTACAAGAAGAGTTAGCCGAAAAACTTGGACAACTTTCTGGTTGCGGAGATTACAATCTTTTCTTGTGTAACTCTGGAGCTGAAGCTAATGAAAACGCCTTAAAAATGGCGTCTTTTGTAACAGGAAAATCTAAAGTTATTGCCTTTAAAAATGGTTTTCACGGGCGTACGTCTGCTGCTGTAGCTACTACTGACAACCCCTCTATAAATGCACCTATTAATCAACAGCAAAAAGTAAACTTTTTAGAACTCAATGACATTATTAGCTTTAAAAATGAGATTGTCAAAAAGAATGTTTGCGCTGTTATAATAGAGTCCATACAAGGTGTTGGGGGATTAGATGAACCAACTACACAATTTTACCAAGAGGTAGCGGCTCTTTGTAGAGAAAATAATGTTTTCTTAATTGCTGATGAGGTGCAATGTGGCTTTGGTAGAAGTGGTAAATTTTTCGCTTTTCAGCACCATAACATACAACCAGATATTATAAGTGTTGCAAAAGGCATGGGTAATGGATTTCCTGTAGGTGGCATTTTAATTCATGAAAAATATGCAGCAAAATTTGGTATGCTAGGCACTACGTTTGGCGGTAACCATTTGGCTTGTGTAGCAACATTAGCTGTTCTTGAAGTTTTAGAGAAAGAGAATTTGATTAAAAATGCAGAAGAGCTAGGAAATTACTTTACTGAAAAGGCAAAAGAAATTCCAGAAGTAAAACGTGTAAAAGGTAAAGGGTTAATGCTTGGGTTGGAGTTCGATTTTCAGGTTGCCGATTTACGCAAAAAACTTATTTATGACCATCACCTATTTACTGGTGGCGCAAAAGACAAAACTGTGCTTAGAATTTTACCTGCATTAAACATTACAAAACAAGATTTAGACGTGTTTTTTAACGCACTTAAGACTGCTTTATCATGA
- a CDS encoding glutamate-5-semialdehyde dehydrogenase, translated as MIITLSLTKRNAVLKRMAELVQQEESILISANEKDINSFESGDIAMIDRLKVDKNKVREMASSLKKLAALPDPLHVERFQFTHDNGLEISNKTASFGTIMIIYESRPDVTIEAAGIAFKSGNKILLKGGKESLNSNLVLVNLWHKALESCECSEDWITYLNYSREETQQFLENPTQKLDLIVPRGGEKLIAFVKQHAQCPVIVSGRGNNFVYVSHESDLQMALDVIINAKTTKISACNAVDKVIISRDLPRKMEFLNLLVQSLKKYNVEVLTDAKLAGLEGTSQIDNELVWYEEFLDYKIVLGQVPDVEEAIQHINTYGGGHSASIITKNEEEADLFMQNVDTAAVYHNASTRFTDGGQFGLGGELAISTDKLHQRGPIGLQHLVTNKWYVKGNGQVR; from the coding sequence ATGATAATAACACTCTCCTTAACAAAAAGAAATGCCGTATTAAAACGTATGGCAGAATTGGTTCAACAAGAAGAATCTATACTTATTTCTGCTAATGAGAAAGATATAAACTCTTTTGAATCGGGTGATATTGCTATGATAGATAGATTAAAGGTGGACAAAAATAAGGTTAGAGAAATGGCCTCCTCTTTAAAAAAATTAGCCGCTCTTCCCGACCCTTTACATGTAGAACGTTTTCAATTTACACATGACAACGGATTAGAAATAAGTAACAAAACGGCTTCTTTTGGCACTATCATGATTATTTATGAATCTAGACCAGATGTTACTATAGAAGCTGCCGGAATTGCTTTTAAATCTGGAAACAAAATTTTATTAAAAGGAGGCAAAGAATCCTTAAACTCTAATTTGGTTTTAGTTAATCTCTGGCATAAAGCTCTAGAATCTTGCGAATGTTCCGAAGATTGGATTACTTATTTGAATTATTCAAGAGAGGAAACGCAGCAATTTCTAGAAAATCCGACTCAAAAATTAGATTTAATAGTACCTCGTGGTGGTGAAAAACTAATTGCTTTTGTAAAACAACACGCCCAATGTCCTGTAATTGTGAGTGGTCGTGGTAACAACTTTGTTTATGTTTCTCATGAGTCCGATTTGCAAATGGCCTTAGATGTTATTATTAATGCAAAGACTACAAAAATATCGGCTTGTAATGCGGTTGACAAAGTTATTATTTCAAGAGATTTACCTCGGAAAATGGAATTTCTAAACCTATTAGTTCAATCCTTAAAAAAGTATAATGTTGAAGTTTTAACTGATGCAAAGCTTGCTGGTTTAGAGGGCACTTCGCAAATAGATAATGAACTTGTTTGGTATGAAGAATTCTTAGATTATAAAATAGTTCTTGGTCAAGTACCAGATGTAGAAGAAGCTATTCAGCATATTAACACTTATGGCGGCGGACATTCGGCTTCTATTATTACAAAAAATGAAGAAGAAGCAGACCTATTCATGCAAAATGTAGATACTGCTGCCGTATACCATAATGCATCTACCCGTTTTACCGATGGTGGGCAATTTGGCCTTGGTGGTGAGCTAGCTATTAGCACCGATAAATTACACCAACGCGGCCCTATTGGCTTACAACACTTAGTTACCAACAAATGGTACGTAAAAGGGAATGGCCAGGTTAGATAG
- the proB gene encoding glutamate 5-kinase, which produces MLKKRILLKLGSNTLTKDTDHISRGKIEDIGRQIAALKDEYEFIIVSSGAIAAARQFVKLEHNGEEITVKQALASIGQPHLMRIFQENFRELGLFTSQCLLSYSDFEKEQTRVNIKNTINVLVANNFIPIINENDTVATDEIKFGDNDKLAGLTASLLSADILIIATNTDGIYTKASLLSTTPKTIEEVSNLSELQHEIGASKSTHGTGGMQSKIDAATIAQKAGIETWITNGLNDNFITDAMNNKSTFTKIKAS; this is translated from the coding sequence ATGTTGAAAAAGAGAATTTTATTGAAATTAGGTTCCAATACCTTAACAAAGGATACCGACCATATTTCTCGTGGTAAAATTGAAGATATTGGCAGGCAAATAGCCGCTTTAAAAGACGAGTATGAATTCATAATTGTGAGTTCTGGTGCTATTGCTGCAGCTAGGCAGTTTGTAAAATTGGAGCATAATGGTGAAGAAATAACTGTAAAGCAAGCACTAGCATCTATTGGACAACCTCACTTAATGCGTATTTTTCAAGAGAATTTTCGAGAGCTTGGACTTTTTACTTCTCAATGCTTATTATCTTATTCAGATTTTGAAAAGGAACAAACTAGAGTCAATATTAAAAACACTATAAATGTGCTTGTTGCCAACAATTTCATTCCTATTATTAATGAAAACGACACTGTTGCAACAGATGAAATTAAGTTTGGTGATAATGATAAACTGGCAGGCTTAACAGCTTCATTATTATCCGCAGATATATTAATTATTGCTACTAATACAGATGGTATTTATACAAAAGCATCACTACTATCAACAACACCAAAAACTATTGAAGAAGTCTCCAATTTAAGCGAATTACAGCACGAAATTGGCGCATCTAAATCTACCCACGGCACTGGTGGCATGCAATCTAAAATTGATGCCGCAACCATTGCCCAAAAAGCCGGTATAGAAACATGGATTACCAATGGCTTAAATGATAATTTTATTACCGATGCCATGAATAACAAAAGCACTTTTACAAAAATTAAAGCATCATGA
- a CDS encoding Rossmann-fold NAD(P)-binding domain-containing protein: MNYLSINDIDSLSTWVKEAITLKKQPKKFKSLGSDKTIGLLFFNNSLRTRLSTQKAAINLGMEVIVMNFGSEGWALEYADGTIMDQGTSEHVKEAAQVISQYCDIIAIRAFAGLVDKELDEAEEVLNGFKKYASVPIVNMESSVGHPLQALTDAITMEEHNFKNNPKVVLSWAPHPRALPHAVANSFVQMMQKQNADFVITHPKGYELDPNITKDSKIEHDQEKALENADFVYVKNWSSYIDYGQIKSQDTNWQMTLKKLGKARFMHCLPVRRNVVVADEVLDSEQSLVIEQANNRTYAAQLVLKKILENLK; this comes from the coding sequence ATGAATTACCTTTCAATAAACGATATTGACTCTTTATCCACCTGGGTAAAAGAAGCTATTACTCTAAAAAAACAACCTAAAAAATTTAAATCTTTAGGGAGTGATAAAACTATTGGACTCCTATTTTTCAACAACTCGCTACGTACGCGTTTAAGCACCCAGAAAGCGGCTATAAATTTAGGCATGGAAGTCATTGTTATGAATTTTGGAAGCGAAGGTTGGGCATTAGAATATGCTGATGGTACTATTATGGACCAAGGTACATCTGAACATGTAAAAGAAGCGGCACAGGTAATTTCTCAATATTGTGATATTATTGCCATTCGTGCTTTTGCCGGTTTGGTTGACAAAGAATTAGATGAAGCAGAAGAAGTTCTAAACGGATTTAAAAAATATGCCTCTGTTCCCATTGTAAACATGGAAAGCTCCGTTGGTCACCCATTACAAGCATTAACCGATGCCATTACCATGGAAGAACATAATTTTAAAAATAACCCAAAAGTTGTTTTATCATGGGCACCACACCCAAGGGCTTTACCGCATGCAGTTGCCAATTCTTTTGTACAGATGATGCAGAAGCAGAATGCAGATTTTGTAATTACGCATCCTAAAGGGTATGAACTGGACCCTAACATTACCAAAGATTCTAAAATTGAGCACGATCAAGAAAAAGCACTGGAAAATGCCGATTTTGTATATGTAAAAAACTGGAGTAGCTATATAGATTACGGTCAAATAAAATCTCAAGATACAAATTGGCAAATGACCTTAAAGAAACTAGGTAAGGCAAGATTCATGCACTGTCTTCCTGTTCGTAGAAATGTTGTTGTTGCCGATGAAGTTTTAGATAGCGAACAATCTTTGGTTATTGAACAAGCAAATAATAGAACCTACGCTGCACAATTGGTTTTGAAGAAAATATTAGAGAATCTTAAATAA
- a CDS encoding SDR family NAD(P)-dependent oxidoreductase, translating into MIKKLENKVAIITGATSGMGKAIAIAFAANGAKIILSGRDEKRGNALAQELGENAVFIAGDVRHPAYNEQLVWTAIKKFGRLDILSLNAGILGIGSVTELSDELWKNTMETNLSSIFYLSKFAIPEIQKNEGSSILINASIAAYKSFPNHPAYCASKAGALALMRQMAVEYAPQIRVNAMCPGPVDTPLLWDSATAFDNPNKAVENAANKTLLKRLGKPNDIANLALFLVSEDASWITGASMTIDGGIINV; encoded by the coding sequence ATGATAAAGAAACTCGAAAATAAAGTCGCTATAATTACAGGGGCAACCAGTGGCATGGGAAAAGCCATTGCAATTGCCTTTGCAGCAAATGGTGCTAAAATAATTCTTTCGGGAAGAGATGAAAAAAGAGGGAATGCGTTAGCCCAGGAACTAGGTGAAAATGCAGTTTTTATAGCCGGTGATGTTAGGCACCCTGCATACAACGAGCAATTGGTTTGGACTGCAATTAAAAAATTCGGCAGACTTGATATCCTTTCATTGAATGCCGGAATATTAGGTATTGGTAGTGTTACCGAACTTTCTGATGAACTATGGAAAAATACCATGGAGACGAACTTATCTTCTATATTCTATCTTTCTAAATTCGCGATTCCAGAAATCCAAAAAAACGAAGGTTCTTCTATTTTAATTAATGCATCGATTGCAGCTTATAAAAGTTTTCCAAATCATCCTGCATATTGCGCTTCTAAGGCAGGTGCCTTAGCTTTAATGAGACAAATGGCGGTAGAATACGCTCCTCAAATAAGGGTAAATGCCATGTGTCCTGGACCAGTAGATACTCCGTTACTTTGGGATTCTGCAACCGCATTTGACAATCCGAATAAAGCCGTTGAAAACGCAGCTAATAAAACGCTATTAAAACGATTAGGAAAACCGAATGATATTGCAAATCTTGCCTTATTTCTAGTTTCCGAAGATGCCTCTTGGATTACTGGGGCTTCAATGACCATAGACGGCGGAATAATAAATGTATAA
- the argB gene encoding acetylglutamate kinase, with the protein MKEKLSIVKIGGNVIEDEKALAIFLTAFSKLEGLKILVHGGGKLATQLATKLGVESKMIDGRRITDAETVDIITMVYGGLANKKIVAQLQAKKINAIGLSGADGNSIQAHKRPVKEIDYGFVGDIDGVNSELLSNLLSINLTPIFCAISHDGDGQLLNTNADTIASEIAIGMASLYKTTLYYCFEKKGVLLDITDDNSVVKNINTTKYNELLSEGVIADGMLPKLHNSFHALNNTVEKVCLGDVTMLDKNTEFFTTLTL; encoded by the coding sequence ATGAAAGAAAAATTGTCCATAGTAAAAATTGGCGGTAATGTCATTGAAGATGAAAAGGCATTAGCTATTTTTCTTACTGCATTTTCAAAACTAGAAGGACTTAAAATATTAGTTCACGGTGGTGGAAAATTGGCTACTCAACTAGCTACTAAATTAGGTGTTGAATCTAAAATGATAGATGGCAGGCGTATTACCGATGCCGAAACTGTAGATATCATTACCATGGTTTATGGCGGATTGGCAAACAAGAAAATAGTTGCTCAACTACAAGCTAAAAAAATAAACGCTATTGGTTTAAGTGGTGCAGATGGTAATAGTATACAAGCCCATAAACGCCCCGTAAAAGAAATAGATTACGGATTTGTTGGTGATATTGACGGTGTAAATTCTGAATTACTGAGCAATCTTTTATCCATAAATCTAACTCCTATTTTCTGCGCTATTTCTCATGATGGTGACGGACAATTATTGAACACCAACGCAGATACCATTGCTTCTGAAATTGCAATTGGCATGGCATCTTTATATAAAACGACATTGTATTATTGTTTTGAAAAAAAAGGTGTTCTATTAGATATTACTGATGACAACAGCGTAGTGAAAAATATAAATACAACAAAATACAACGAACTATTATCAGAAGGTGTAATTGCTGATGGTATGTTACCAAAGCTTCATAATTCCTTTCATGCATTGAATAATACTGTTGAAAAAGTTTGTTTGGGCGATGTAACCATGTTAGATAAAAACACTGAATTTTTTACCACGTTAACCCTATAG